In Pseudoalteromonas sp. NC201, a single window of DNA contains:
- a CDS encoding sensor domain-containing diguanylate cyclase produces the protein MNARRYRYNMLLSLLLLVGFIFTSWISIEHAKQSLYKGVSDDALPLTSHLIDLDIQKRLQAPIIVSQQMANNVFIKRWLTSSQQDPALIFTYLEDTRVLHHAKTSFLVDDKNLTYYHFDGNTQQLDIRAKQNDWYRESLHSDADYALNVDIDPRDNNEAIVYVNHKIRQNNDVIGVVGVGILLADLHNLIEQYEASYARKLYFIDHKGRLLFFNDQTLSGTSIHDRFPTQATALLNQSEYQFRLETDDHAEFVHSRYLDSIGWYLIVEQTIDKSSGISDILTTNLWVGSLVTLLILAVAQLTFNHYQKRLEKMAKYDKLTDTFNRQAFEPQLQHHLAKARTQSTPVVMLMMDIDHFKQVNDQHGHVVGDRVLQCFSNVCKRQIENNGLLCRWGGEEFMVLLPKATLEQGIAIAEKIHVALEQAECEVKVTVSIGVAQYHIDESEDGFIKRADAALYRAKQGRNQTKFAA, from the coding sequence ATGAACGCTCGACGCTACCGTTATAACATGTTGTTAAGCCTGCTGCTGCTGGTAGGGTTTATTTTCACCAGCTGGATAAGTATCGAGCATGCTAAACAATCGTTGTATAAAGGGGTGAGCGATGATGCTCTGCCACTCACCAGCCATCTGATTGATTTAGATATACAAAAACGGCTTCAAGCTCCAATTATTGTTTCTCAGCAAATGGCAAATAACGTCTTTATTAAACGTTGGCTAACGTCTTCACAGCAAGACCCTGCGCTTATTTTCACCTACTTAGAAGATACTCGAGTATTACATCACGCAAAAACGAGCTTTTTAGTGGATGACAAGAACCTCACTTATTACCACTTTGATGGTAACACCCAGCAGTTAGACATCCGTGCCAAACAAAATGATTGGTACCGAGAAAGCCTGCATAGCGATGCTGACTATGCGCTCAATGTTGATATAGACCCAAGAGATAACAACGAAGCCATTGTTTACGTCAATCATAAAATAAGGCAAAACAACGATGTAATTGGCGTTGTTGGGGTTGGCATCTTATTGGCTGATTTACATAATTTAATCGAACAATACGAAGCCAGCTACGCACGCAAACTGTACTTTATTGACCACAAAGGCAGGCTATTATTTTTTAACGATCAGACCCTATCTGGCACCAGTATTCATGATCGTTTTCCAACCCAAGCAACGGCGCTGCTCAATCAATCCGAATATCAATTTCGGTTGGAAACTGACGACCATGCCGAGTTTGTTCATTCGCGCTATTTGGACTCTATAGGCTGGTATTTAATTGTTGAACAAACAATAGATAAATCAAGTGGAATAAGCGACATACTCACAACCAATTTATGGGTAGGGAGCCTAGTCACCCTATTAATATTAGCCGTAGCGCAGTTGACGTTTAATCACTATCAAAAACGCTTAGAAAAAATGGCGAAGTACGACAAACTCACCGATACCTTTAATCGCCAAGCCTTTGAGCCACAGCTTCAGCACCATTTAGCGAAAGCGCGTACCCAATCAACCCCAGTAGTGATGCTGATGATGGACATTGACCACTTCAAACAAGTGAACGACCAACATGGCCATGTGGTAGGCGACAGAGTGCTGCAATGCTTCTCGAACGTATGTAAACGCCAGATAGAAAACAACGGTTTGTTGTGTCGCTGGGGAGGTGAAGAATTTATGGTATTGCTACCCAAAGCGACGTTAGAACAAGGAATTGCGATTGCTGAGAAGATCCATGTTGCTCTAGAGCAGGCGGAATGTGAGGTCAAAGTGACTGTCAGTATTGGCGTTGCACAATACCATATTGATGAATCAGAAGATGGTTTTATAAAGCGCGCCGATGCCGCGCTCTATCGTGCCAAACAAGGCCGGAATCAAACCAAATTCGCTGCTTAG